CTCATTTGATATACCATGTATCCACTTCTTGTATCACATAttttttgttcattttattttttttatatagattaAACAATGacaattattttagtttataaaataatattttttggcTACTTTTAAATTGTATccattttttaacataaaatatgGATATTAAGTtttatacaaataaaaaatcattactAATGATTTGAATTAAAGTTTAATGataatttgaattattatttaaaaaaataaaatattaaagacaagttgtattgaaaataaaataaagttattatAATTGATTTATATCTTAACCAAAAGGATAGGAGAgagtaaaaataaatgaatctcATTTAATTTGTAcaactatttatttatatgttgagttgagctAAATTTCTTGAATTCTCCttttgttttatgaaaaatatttggtaatattttttgacatttaaaatatttaaaaaattaataaaaataattttttattaaaaaaattaaattattttaaagaaaataacttattttttaataaggaaAAGACATCTTATAtattaagataatttatttctGAGTTTGTGATTGCAGCTAAACTGAAGACTCTGCCTTTTACAGTTTGTGATTGGCTTTGGGTTATGTTTGACTAGTAATTTATCCTGACAAGAAATCCTTAACCTGTGCTAGTGTTAAAACCCACTTGAGCAGTAGTATCACGTGAGGACTTTTGGTATGTGGTTCCAATTCTACTACATTACCAGTCAAATAATTGCATTGGACAACTGCTGCAATTCAAGACCTATTTGGTCAAATACAAGACTCCAAACTCCAAATATGGACAGCTTAATAAAAACAACAAATGAAATCCATTTTGTGGTCTTTTAGACTGATTTCATTTTGAAGATCTTGACAACATTTTTCATTCTTATGCATCTGTCCAAATCTCATTGTATTTGATTTAGTAGAACCATTTCATCAATTTAGTCGTACATTTGGAAAACTATATAAAGGAACCAGAAAACCATTTTTCTACACGACTTCAAAACTCACCATCACTTGTACAATTCTTATATTGCTTCTGGAAATGGAATCTGAATACTTAATGGGAGGAATCATGGCTTCTTTGTTGGGGTTTGTGTTGTTGTATAGAATAACAGCACAGAAGAAAGCCACAACATCAAGAGGAGTTGCAAGATATGAAAAATTAGAGAGCTCTGAAAATGGAATAGACCAGGCAGAGAAAGACAAGAAACCAGATGTAATTATTGTTGGAGCTGGGGTTGCAGGTTCTGCTCTTGCTTATACTCTTGGCAAGGTAACTCTCTCTGTCTATTACTTCTTGTGTGCTTGCTTTTTAATCTATCAGAAATATGTGATTTACGTCCTTGTTTCCTTCTCTCCAATGCAGGATGGAAGGAACGTACATGTGATTGAAAGAGACTTGACTGAGCCTGACAGAATTGTTGGAGAACTTCTCCAACCTGGTGGCTACCTAAAACTAATTGAGTTGGGACTTCAAGGTAACCAGAATAGGAAGTtccaaaatttttattactGCAAACCAATGTTGTCACTTCTAATTCTTAGACTATATACATTTTGAGTGGCTGCAGATTGCGTAGAAGACATCGATGCCCAACAAGTATTTGGATATGCTCTTTACAAGGGTGGAAGAAGTACTAAACTTTCCTATCCCTTGCAAAGCTTTGATTCTAACGTGTCTGGCAGAAGCTTTCACAATGGACGTTTCATCCAAAGGATGCGAGAAAAAGCTGCTAGTCTAACCAAGTAATCATCGTTTCCTTTCCAATTCCATTAATGAAACCTTTTTCATTTAACGTGTAAGTTCATAACTTAATTTCTCTAATTTCTCTTTACAGTGTAAGATTGGAACAAGGAACAGTAACATCCTTGCTTGAAGCAAATGGAACAATCAAGGGTGTCCAATACAAAACAAAAACTGGTCAAGAACTTGCTGCATCTGCTCCACTAACAATAGTTTGTGATGGTTGTTTTTCAAACTTGCGACGCTCTCTTTGCAATGCCAAGGTCAAGATCGGGTTTCAAACTTGCAATAGCTATGAATGTCTTATTCACAATTTCACTTGTAATTTATGGATTTTGCCTTGTAATGTTTGCAGGTTGAAATCCCCTCTTGCTTTGTTGCTTTGATATTGGAGAACTGTGAGCTTCCATACCAGAATCATGGACATGTTATTCTGGCAGACCCTTCACCAATCTTGTTCTATCGTATTAGTAGCTCAGAAATTCGTTGCTTGGTTGACATACCAGTAAGCCAAAAACTGCCATCAATTTCCAATGGTGAAATGGCCAACTATTTAAAATCCATAGTGGCTCCCCAGGTATTAATAACTTGCTTATTTAGCCTGCTAATACAACCATTtgttatttgttattttaacttttacttAATTTGATCCTTAATATAGTTATTAGCTTAAAGGAGCTTTCGATCATGACTCAGTTTATAATGCATGGAGGAgatgttcttttcttttcttttgaaattACAAGTCATTACTCTTTGATTCCTTGGACTCATCAGGAACTTGCATGTTTCAGATTCCTCATGAGCTATTTGATGCTTTCATTTCTGCCATTAACAAAGGAAACATCAGAACAATGCCTAATAGGAGCATGCCTGCTGCTCCTCATCCCACTCCAGGTGCTCTTCTTTTAGGTGATGCATTTAACATGAGGCATCCTTTAACTGGAGGAGGAATGACTGTGGCGCTTTCTGATATAGTTGTTCTAAGGAATCTTCTTAGACCTCTACATGATTTAAGTGATGCATCTGGCCTTTGTGAATATCTTAAATCTTTCTACACACTTCGCAAGGTAGTCAAGCATATAGTCTGTCTATTTTCATAGAGAGAGAGCAAGGAAAAGAGTAAATTTATGTTAACCATGTGTTCTTTTCTTTCTTATCCAGCCAGTGGCATCTACTATAAATACATTGGCAGGAGCCTTATACAAAGTCTTTAGTGCATCACATGATCCAGCACAAGATGAAATGCGTAGAGCATGTTTCGACTACTTGAGCCTCGGAGGTGTATTTTCAAGTGGACCTATTGCTTTACTCTCAGGTTTAAACCCTCAGCCATTGAGCTTGGTTATGCACTTCTTTGCTGTGGCTGTCTATGGTGTTGGTCGCTTGGTATTTACATTGCCATCTGCCAAGAGGATATGGATGGGGGCTAGAATGATCTCAGTATGTATATTGACTACACTTTTAAGTTGTATGAGTCAtagttttttgtttcttttttccctaatattcttctttttctttaggTTGCATCAAGGATTATATTTCCAATAataagagttgaaggagctcaaCATATGTTCTTCCCAAAGGTCATGGCAAAATACTGCAGACCCTTAGCTCTTTGAAAATTGAAGCAAGCAAAATGAATGATACTTGACGGCATAGCTAATCAAATTTACCCAGAACTAACCATTTATCTTGTACTAAATTGTAAACTAGAATAGGTTTTGAttcatctttctttttttttttttttaagatttgaTGTAGGAATTTTCAAATGTAATACAACTGCTAGTTGGACATTTATTCTTTTACTCTTTAACAAATTTGCTATGCAGTTAAATGAGTTATAGCCTTTGTTACTGATTACAGCTTGAAAGGAGAATTTGAATAATTAGTTTGAAGtagaatttgaatttgaaatctcTAGTATCGGTCAATAAGATGATTGAATAATTAGTTTGAAGTAGAATTTGAATAATTGTTTGATTGagatgttaaaaaaataattgaatactCTATATCCATAAGATGATATTGTTTCTCctccttaattaaaaattttgaatttacgCCATAGATATAAAACACATTTAAAATTTAGGAGAGAGCTTTTCGtcctcttaattttaaaaaaaaatacgaaGTAGCTCTAATGAGATATTCTGCAGCTACCACCATTTTTCTTGGAATTAAAAGGTGgattttcctcttcttttttgGTGAAGAAGCATGGATATCCCTGATTTCAATGGAATTTTCCAAAATTAATGCATAAAGAAAATCATTAGAGCATAATATCGCAATAGTTTTTATTTCTCACTTTTAATAGtatttattatagaaaaaaaaccTTTCTACTATAAATATAACAtgcaaattcataaaaaataatacggttaaattaacataataatttaatataatatttattataaattttatttttttaaaattaaattatctaacccATTAATTATagaaacaatattttatttcatttttctaaatttaaataatctaatctattatctataaaaaataatacttatttatatttaagtatttttaaatttaaattatctaacctATTacccattaaatttatatttttaaaattaaattatttttaaatttaaatggtccatgaaacttattaattaataaaaaaattaatcataaaactcttttatttataaaaatttaaaatttatttctcttaattTAGATAgtttaacaaataattttaattttataaatatattagaaaCTAATTAAGAGagataattactttttaataacaACAATAgcatatcaaattaaattaggcaatgaatgaataattttttaaaaacaattaatGCATTGGAGttgaaatttcaaaaataaaaaataaattttttgaattggaaaaatagaaaatgggagggacaaaataaaaaaaaataattaaaattaaatgaactaaataatattgaaaACGGATAAGGATTTATTTGATagaatgatttaaaaatttaattttataaagtagaaaatattttaatagagtaATTTTGAAacaaagattaattaataaagttttttaaatgtatagggatttaataataatttttttgctATATGTAAAACTATCTAAATATCCCTAAatgatttgtaattttttaggGGTCCATGGTGCCCCTTGACCCACCGTAGCTTCGTACCTGTCGAAGCCTAACTGGTCAACTATTTATTGT
This region of Manihot esculenta cultivar AM560-2 chromosome 10, M.esculenta_v8, whole genome shotgun sequence genomic DNA includes:
- the LOC122724887 gene encoding squalene epoxidase 3-like isoform X2, which produces MESEYLMGGIMASLLGFVLLYRITAQKKATTSRGVARYEKLESSENGIDQAEKDKKPDVIIVGAGVAGSALAYTLGKDGRNVHVIERDLTEPDRIVGELLQPGGYLKLIELGLQDCVEDIDAQQVFGYALYKGGRSTKLSYPLQSFDSNVSGRSFHNGRFIQRMREKAASLTNVRLEQGTVTSLLEANGTIKGVQYKTKTGQELAASAPLTIVCDGCFSNLRRSLCNAKVEIPSCFVALILENCELPYQNHGHVILADPSPILFYRISSSEIRCLVDIPVSQKLPSISNGEMANYLKSIVAPQPVASTINTLAGALYKVFSASHDPAQDEMRRACFDYLSLGGVFSSGPIALLSGLNPQPLSLVMHFFAVAVYGVGRLVFTLPSAKRIWMGARMISVASRIIFPIIRVEGAQHMFFPKVMAKYCRPLAL
- the LOC122724887 gene encoding squalene monooxygenase SE1-like isoform X1, with protein sequence MESEYLMGGIMASLLGFVLLYRITAQKKATTSRGVARYEKLESSENGIDQAEKDKKPDVIIVGAGVAGSALAYTLGKDGRNVHVIERDLTEPDRIVGELLQPGGYLKLIELGLQDCVEDIDAQQVFGYALYKGGRSTKLSYPLQSFDSNVSGRSFHNGRFIQRMREKAASLTNVRLEQGTVTSLLEANGTIKGVQYKTKTGQELAASAPLTIVCDGCFSNLRRSLCNAKVEIPSCFVALILENCELPYQNHGHVILADPSPILFYRISSSEIRCLVDIPVSQKLPSISNGEMANYLKSIVAPQIPHELFDAFISAINKGNIRTMPNRSMPAAPHPTPGALLLGDAFNMRHPLTGGGMTVALSDIVVLRNLLRPLHDLSDASGLCEYLKSFYTLRKPVASTINTLAGALYKVFSASHDPAQDEMRRACFDYLSLGGVFSSGPIALLSGLNPQPLSLVMHFFAVAVYGVGRLVFTLPSAKRIWMGARMISVASRIIFPIIRVEGAQHMFFPKVMAKYCRPLAL